Proteins encoded by one window of Corynebacterium amycolatum:
- a CDS encoding ABC transporter ATP-binding protein → MSAQLNAQSLASGYGEKPIVKDLTLSFEAGKITSIVGPNGCGKSTFLRTLARLIRPSAGSVELDGKELGSYSSRELAKRLGLLPQTPIAPDGITVADLVGRGRTPYQGILGRWSSADYDIVAEAMEATRVADLAGRCVEELSGGQRQRVWIAMALAQQTDVLLLDEPTTYLDLKHQLEVLDLLTDLNHRRGTTIIMVLHDLNLAARYSDVLVAMRDGRLHSAGAPVDVLTQELTREAFDLESLVITDPVSGLPTVTPIGRHHSKLAQY, encoded by the coding sequence GTGTCCGCACAACTGAATGCTCAGTCCCTTGCTTCTGGATATGGGGAAAAACCCATTGTGAAAGACCTGACTTTGTCATTCGAAGCAGGCAAGATTACTTCGATTGTCGGACCTAATGGTTGTGGCAAATCAACGTTTCTCCGGACACTAGCTCGTCTGATTCGACCATCAGCTGGATCCGTCGAGCTGGACGGCAAGGAGCTAGGTTCCTATTCTTCCCGCGAATTGGCAAAGCGGCTCGGGCTGCTTCCGCAGACCCCCATCGCTCCTGACGGCATCACTGTCGCAGACTTAGTCGGCCGTGGTCGAACCCCTTACCAGGGAATTCTGGGTCGCTGGAGTTCAGCCGACTACGACATCGTCGCCGAAGCTATGGAAGCTACCCGAGTCGCAGACCTCGCGGGGCGGTGCGTCGAAGAGCTCTCCGGTGGCCAGCGTCAGCGTGTGTGGATTGCAATGGCACTCGCACAACAAACCGATGTGCTGCTTCTCGACGAACCTACAACCTACCTTGATCTAAAACATCAACTAGAAGTCCTGGATTTACTAACTGATCTCAATCATCGCCGAGGCACCACCATCATCATGGTGCTGCACGACCTCAATCTGGCTGCTCGGTATTCGGATGTCCTCGTCGCTATGCGCGACGGCCGACTGCATTCGGCAGGAGCGCCTGTCGACGTGCTCACACAAGAGCTAACCCGTGAGGCGTTCGACCTCGAATCGCTGGTTATCACCGATCCGGTCTCAGGGCTACCCACGGTTACGCCCATCGGGCGCCACCACTCAAAACTAGCCCAGTACTAG
- a CDS encoding MOSC domain-containing protein, translated as MSPQTQPGHQRPSQEQPSRPQPSHQLPELIGRVRRVRTGPVVTQKWSGREISTGAAKSPRTGRVIVAENGLDGDAQGNLKVHGGPNKAMCCYPFEFMAQWAADGFDLPEGAFFENLTLEGLPDQVVCLGDIFELNDLTVQVTQPRRPCATVSARWSDRRLPRLMQSKSRSGYYLRVLHPGTIAEGDTMRLAKRLPSAVSVAETNRVMNIDRQDIEGIHRLLAAPELPERWRATLYRRLNGEFEDDTARLSKP; from the coding sequence ATGAGCCCGCAGACCCAGCCAGGCCACCAACGACCAAGCCAGGAACAACCAAGCCGCCCACAGCCGAGCCACCAACTCCCAGAACTCATCGGCCGAGTGCGCCGTGTCCGCACCGGGCCGGTAGTGACGCAAAAGTGGAGCGGCCGTGAAATCAGCACCGGCGCCGCCAAATCACCACGCACGGGCCGCGTAATAGTCGCAGAAAACGGCCTTGACGGCGACGCCCAGGGCAACTTGAAGGTCCATGGCGGACCAAACAAAGCGATGTGCTGCTACCCATTCGAGTTCATGGCTCAGTGGGCGGCTGATGGATTCGATTTGCCGGAGGGCGCTTTCTTCGAAAATCTCACGCTAGAAGGCCTTCCTGACCAGGTGGTTTGTCTGGGTGACATCTTCGAACTGAACGATCTGACAGTCCAGGTCACGCAACCGCGTCGTCCGTGTGCCACGGTCTCGGCACGTTGGAGTGATCGCCGACTGCCCAGGCTCATGCAGTCGAAGTCCCGTTCCGGCTACTACCTGCGGGTCCTTCATCCCGGCACCATCGCTGAAGGTGACACCATGCGGCTGGCCAAACGTCTTCCAAGCGCTGTCTCTGTTGCAGAGACCAATCGCGTCATGAACATCGACCGCCAGGACATCGAGGGCATCCACCGTCTCCTCGCCGCCCCTGAGCTTCCGGAGCGGTGGCGAGCAACGCTCTATCGCCGCTTGAACGGCGAGTTTGAAGACGACACCGCTCGCCTCAGCAAGCCCTGA
- a CDS encoding siderophore-interacting protein, with protein MGYQPHRVRVARTRQISPHFQRITLHGVENVGPKDTIRDLRIKVIIPAAGQLPELPEGDWFATWKTLDPETRGYVRTYSIRAFRRNLPDEAPDELDIDFVLHPDAAGPASAWASKAQVDDELLIIAPTRDDESGSGIEFAPGASSRIVMLGDETALPAIAKTLEEWPARVQGEVFIEIPCTSDAQKLEVPSGVSVKWLARAEDEHDTSGELLYSNLVKLVSNALSPVARESLSSVLEGNTAATSEDDPNFLVWETPSYSQLGEDISNSSGDDKANTESPNPTLTGTYFWIAGESSAVIRMRRLLVKECQVPRKQVSFMGYWKRGYAAKG; from the coding sequence ATGGGATACCAGCCACACCGCGTCCGCGTTGCCCGCACGCGACAGATTTCCCCACACTTTCAGCGCATAACACTTCACGGCGTGGAGAATGTCGGCCCGAAGGACACGATTCGGGACCTCCGTATCAAGGTCATTATCCCAGCCGCTGGTCAACTTCCAGAGCTGCCGGAGGGGGATTGGTTCGCTACCTGGAAAACCCTTGACCCCGAGACTCGCGGCTATGTCCGCACGTATTCCATCCGCGCTTTTCGACGCAACTTGCCCGACGAAGCTCCCGATGAACTCGACATCGATTTCGTGTTGCACCCCGATGCCGCTGGGCCAGCGTCTGCATGGGCTTCAAAGGCACAGGTCGACGATGAGCTGCTCATCATCGCACCGACACGAGATGATGAATCCGGCAGCGGCATCGAATTCGCCCCTGGGGCTAGTAGTCGCATCGTGATGCTTGGAGATGAAACTGCCTTGCCTGCAATTGCGAAGACTCTGGAGGAATGGCCAGCGAGAGTGCAGGGAGAGGTGTTTATTGAGATTCCATGTACAAGCGATGCCCAGAAGCTAGAGGTGCCGTCTGGGGTCTCGGTGAAGTGGCTGGCGCGAGCGGAAGATGAGCACGACACTTCGGGCGAGCTGCTGTACTCCAATCTGGTGAAGCTTGTCAGCAACGCGCTAAGCCCGGTCGCGCGAGAATCACTGTCAAGCGTTCTCGAGGGGAATACGGCGGCGACAAGTGAGGATGACCCCAACTTTCTGGTGTGGGAGACTCCAAGCTATTCCCAATTGGGTGAAGATATTTCCAATTCCAGCGGCGACGACAAGGCCAACACCGAATCTCCGAATCCGACGCTAACCGGGACTTACTTTTGGATTGCAGGTGAGTCTTCAGCGGTGATTCGGATGCGGAGGCTGCTGGTGAAGGAATGCCAAGTTCCGAGGAAGCAGGTGTCGTTCATGGGGTATTGGAAGCGGGGTTACGCCGCGAAGGGATAG
- a CDS encoding FecCD family ABC transporter permease, whose product MFGIRSITPTEALSALGGATDTAGEAAAWTRIPRTVLALCAGAALATSGVAFQAVTRNPLADPGIFGVLAGASLTVVIGITFFNISRTLPTMLLASMGAFAAAVFVYCVGSIGHGGATPLKLALAGAATAAALSSLTSAILLPRADVMDEFRNWQIGSVSGAQWESLTVAFPLLGLGFVIVFLTSSGLNALSLGDDVATSLGINLTRTRVLATLGAVLLCGTTTAVTGPIAFVGLIVPHVLRMVLGTDHRVLIPASALAGAVLLTLADTVGRLVGDQSEIAVGIIMPFLGAPLFIWIVRQTRMREL is encoded by the coding sequence ATGTTCGGCATACGCAGCATTACACCCACCGAGGCGCTTTCCGCCTTAGGCGGAGCCACCGACACCGCGGGAGAAGCTGCAGCGTGGACACGCATTCCGCGTACCGTGCTGGCACTGTGCGCGGGTGCAGCGCTCGCCACCTCGGGCGTAGCCTTTCAAGCTGTTACTCGAAACCCGCTCGCAGACCCCGGAATATTCGGGGTTCTTGCTGGCGCTTCTCTAACAGTTGTTATCGGTATCACCTTTTTCAACATCAGTCGCACACTGCCGACGATGCTGCTTGCATCAATGGGTGCCTTCGCAGCTGCAGTGTTTGTCTACTGCGTGGGATCAATTGGTCACGGCGGCGCCACTCCCCTCAAACTGGCTCTTGCCGGAGCTGCCACGGCCGCCGCTCTATCCAGCTTGACCAGCGCCATTTTGTTGCCGCGCGCCGATGTCATGGACGAGTTCCGCAACTGGCAAATCGGCTCCGTCAGCGGCGCGCAGTGGGAATCACTGACGGTCGCTTTCCCGTTACTTGGTCTCGGGTTCGTCATCGTCTTTTTAACCAGCAGCGGCCTCAACGCACTCTCTCTTGGCGATGATGTCGCCACCAGCCTCGGCATCAACTTAACCCGCACGCGAGTCCTGGCAACACTCGGCGCGGTGCTGCTCTGCGGAACCACCACTGCCGTCACCGGTCCGATCGCCTTCGTCGGTCTCATCGTTCCCCACGTTCTCCGGATGGTTCTCGGGACCGACCACCGCGTTCTCATCCCAGCAAGCGCCCTGGCAGGAGCAGTATTGCTCACGCTTGCTGACACCGTCGGACGCCTCGTCGGTGACCAATCCGAGATTGCAGTCGGCATCATCATGCCCTTCCTCGGAGCCCCATTGTTTATTTGGATTGTGCGACAGACAAGGATGCGGGAACTATGA
- a CDS encoding 3-hydroxyacyl-CoA dehydrogenase NAD-binding domain-containing protein, with protein sequence MSTDNMFRWDQDDAGIVTLTMDDPNAPVNTMNKTFQDDIRATVERLENEIGDGSETSIKGIVITSAKKTFFAGGDIKQMSKATEDDAADMFNMVEDMKASLRRLEKLPVPIVAAINGAALGGGLEVALAANHRVAADARGSKIGLPEVTLGLLPGGGGVSRVVRMLGIQDALMKVILTGAQMNPGKALAAGLVDEVVAPEQLIDTARAWLTSEDAKAAQPWDEKGFKIPGGDPKTPKFAMNLPSFPANLTKQLKGSPMKAPRLAMQAAIEGSQVDIDTALRVESRYFTELVTGTQSKNMMQAFFFDLNHAQGGGSRPLQADGTPYPKREFKKVAVVGAGMMGAGIAYVCAKAGMEVVLKDISLENAERGKAYSEGLEAKALKRGRTTEEKSAALLNRIKPTESYDDLSDVDLVIEAVFENTDLKHKVHAEIEAAVPETCILGSNTSTLPITELASHVKREKDFIGLHFFSPVDKMQLIEIISGDNTDPAILAASLDFAVAIRKIPIVVTDSRGFYTSRVIGTVINEALRMVAEGYDPAIIEAAGRQAGYPAPQLQLADELNLKLMEKIAGETRAAAEAAGQSLDEGGVPALVEAMLHKFERPGKLEGKGFYEYVDGKRSGLWPGLFNELREELNITPIAPEDTDLQELVDRMLFIEAIETQKCVDEGVLLHDADGNIGSIFGIGYPAWTGGTRQFIKNYDGATVVDPAAARPERRGVAGFVERAEELAAKHGERFNAPESLKK encoded by the coding sequence ATGAGCACAGATAACATGTTCCGGTGGGATCAGGACGACGCCGGAATCGTCACCCTCACCATGGATGACCCGAATGCGCCGGTCAACACCATGAACAAGACTTTCCAGGACGACATCCGCGCCACCGTGGAGCGCCTGGAAAACGAAATTGGCGACGGCTCTGAGACCTCCATCAAGGGCATCGTCATCACCTCTGCGAAGAAGACCTTCTTCGCAGGTGGCGACATCAAGCAGATGTCCAAGGCCACTGAGGACGATGCAGCTGACATGTTCAACATGGTCGAGGACATGAAGGCCTCCCTGCGTCGCCTGGAGAAGCTCCCAGTGCCGATTGTTGCCGCCATCAACGGCGCAGCACTGGGCGGCGGCCTCGAGGTCGCGCTGGCTGCTAACCACCGCGTTGCGGCTGATGCCCGCGGTTCCAAGATTGGCCTGCCAGAGGTCACCCTCGGTCTCCTGCCGGGTGGCGGCGGTGTCTCCCGCGTCGTTCGCATGCTGGGTATTCAGGACGCGCTGATGAAGGTCATTCTGACCGGCGCGCAGATGAACCCAGGCAAGGCTCTCGCAGCTGGCCTCGTTGACGAGGTTGTTGCTCCGGAGCAGCTCATTGACACTGCCCGAGCATGGCTGACCAGCGAAGATGCAAAGGCCGCACAGCCGTGGGACGAGAAGGGCTTCAAGATTCCGGGCGGCGACCCGAAGACTCCTAAGTTCGCAATGAACCTGCCGTCCTTCCCGGCAAACCTGACCAAGCAGCTCAAGGGCTCCCCGATGAAGGCTCCGCGCCTTGCGATGCAGGCTGCCATCGAGGGCTCTCAGGTCGACATCGACACCGCACTGCGTGTCGAGTCCCGCTACTTCACCGAGCTGGTCACCGGAACTCAGTCGAAGAACATGATGCAGGCGTTCTTCTTCGACCTCAATCACGCTCAGGGCGGCGGCTCCCGTCCGCTGCAGGCTGACGGCACCCCGTACCCGAAGCGCGAGTTCAAGAAGGTTGCCGTCGTTGGTGCCGGCATGATGGGCGCAGGTATTGCATACGTGTGTGCAAAGGCTGGCATGGAAGTTGTCCTGAAGGACATTTCCCTGGAGAACGCCGAGCGTGGCAAGGCCTACTCTGAGGGGCTGGAGGCGAAGGCTCTCAAGCGCGGTCGCACCACTGAGGAGAAGTCCGCAGCACTGCTGAACCGCATCAAGCCGACCGAGTCCTACGACGACCTGTCCGACGTCGATCTGGTCATCGAGGCCGTCTTCGAGAACACCGACCTCAAGCACAAGGTTCACGCCGAAATCGAGGCCGCGGTTCCGGAGACCTGCATCCTGGGTTCCAACACCTCCACCCTGCCAATCACCGAGCTGGCTTCCCACGTCAAGCGTGAGAAGGACTTCATCGGTCTGCACTTCTTCTCCCCGGTGGACAAGATGCAGCTGATTGAGATCATCTCCGGCGACAACACCGACCCGGCAATCCTCGCCGCTTCGCTGGACTTCGCTGTTGCAATTCGCAAGATTCCGATTGTCGTTACCGACTCCCGCGGTTTCTACACCTCCCGCGTCATCGGCACCGTCATCAACGAGGCTCTGCGCATGGTTGCCGAGGGCTATGACCCGGCCATCATCGAGGCCGCTGGCCGCCAGGCTGGTTACCCGGCACCGCAGCTCCAGCTTGCCGACGAGCTGAACCTCAAGCTCATGGAGAAGATCGCTGGCGAGACCCGCGCTGCCGCCGAGGCTGCAGGTCAGTCCCTGGACGAGGGCGGCGTGCCGGCTCTGGTCGAGGCCATGCTGCACAAGTTCGAACGCCCGGGCAAGCTCGAGGGCAAGGGCTTCTACGAGTACGTCGACGGCAAGCGCTCCGGTCTCTGGCCGGGCCTGTTCAACGAGCTGCGCGAGGAGCTGAACATCACCCCGATCGCTCCGGAAGACACCGACCTGCAGGAGCTGGTCGACCGCATGCTCTTCATCGAGGCCATCGAGACTCAGAAGTGCGTCGACGAGGGCGTTCTGCTTCACGACGCCGACGGCAACATCGGCTCCATCTTCGGTATCGGCTACCCGGCCTGGACCGGTGGTACTCGCCAGTTCATCAAGAACTACGACGGCGCCACTGTCGTCGACCCGGCTGCAGCTCGCCCGGAGCGCCGCGGTGTCGCAGGCTTCGTCGAGCGCGCCGAAGAGCTGGCCGCTAAGCACGGCGAGCGCTTCAACGCTCCGGAGTCCCTGAAGAAGTAG
- a CDS encoding type IV toxin-antitoxin system AbiEi family antitoxin domain-containing protein, translating to MSAMRKTSELIFNSSGIVHLREQTHISRNTARGILSRAVERGELVQLFRGTYADARIWPSNSDFPRGILAIKAELIRARIQCIAISQAHPDRVLTGIAAALIHSLPLLDIPQTLTLSSSVKSGSSTLKTHHGLQFHQNYLALPPSATTTIDGVRVTTLARTVVDIAAAQPRVDDATRRKPEVFRRFVEAIALADGALRGSVGTLGSTGMQPQQALPWPEAPLRFEPPNWDIEQEFPQLAAPRHVAISSTDFLPHVHDQRGRVRGPRMLEVLMVASPWSESAFESVTKALLVELKLSFVQQPRIVDEAGVFVARVDFLLPAHGIIIECDGRMKYEPAQSRMQSTVQSETRAGAGQHHAGTANIWHDRRRDYQLTNLGYAIIHLTWDAIFDGSAAGMIRKALAASTTPRGRWFDAITALPRGAYKFSFSG from the coding sequence ATGTCCGCCATGCGGAAAACGAGCGAGCTCATTTTCAATTCCTCCGGAATTGTGCACCTGCGAGAACAGACTCATATCAGCCGAAATACAGCACGAGGGATTCTCAGCCGGGCGGTCGAGCGCGGTGAACTTGTTCAGTTGTTTCGGGGCACTTACGCGGATGCACGAATATGGCCATCTAACAGCGATTTTCCACGAGGAATTCTTGCCATTAAGGCGGAACTCATCCGGGCACGGATTCAATGCATTGCCATTTCGCAGGCACACCCAGATCGCGTATTAACCGGAATCGCAGCAGCGCTGATACATAGCCTGCCACTGCTCGATATTCCGCAAACGCTGACGCTCAGTTCCAGTGTAAAAAGTGGGTCGTCGACACTTAAAACACACCATGGCCTGCAATTTCACCAGAATTACTTAGCATTGCCCCCAAGTGCCACGACCACCATCGATGGCGTGCGGGTCACTACTCTGGCGCGAACCGTGGTTGATATCGCTGCTGCTCAGCCGCGCGTCGACGATGCCACGCGCCGCAAACCCGAGGTCTTTCGACGCTTTGTCGAAGCTATCGCGCTTGCCGACGGCGCCCTGCGTGGCTCGGTCGGAACACTTGGCTCGACGGGAATGCAGCCTCAGCAAGCCCTGCCGTGGCCGGAGGCGCCACTGCGCTTTGAGCCACCAAATTGGGACATTGAACAGGAGTTTCCGCAGCTCGCAGCGCCGCGGCACGTGGCCATTTCCAGTACTGATTTCTTACCCCACGTGCACGACCAACGGGGTCGAGTGCGTGGACCCCGCATGCTGGAGGTGCTGATGGTGGCATCGCCGTGGTCGGAAAGTGCATTTGAGTCGGTGACAAAAGCGTTGCTCGTGGAGCTAAAACTGTCATTTGTGCAGCAACCACGAATAGTAGATGAGGCCGGGGTGTTCGTTGCGCGTGTGGATTTCCTGCTTCCGGCTCACGGAATCATCATCGAGTGCGACGGGCGAATGAAGTACGAGCCCGCGCAATCGAGAATGCAATCAACAGTGCAATCAGAAACGCGCGCTGGCGCCGGCCAACACCACGCGGGCACCGCCAACATCTGGCATGACCGGCGTCGCGACTACCAACTCACCAACCTCGGCTACGCCATCATCCACCTGACGTGGGATGCGATCTTTGACGGCTCGGCGGCGGGCATGATTCGTAAGGCATTGGCAGCCTCAACGACACCGCGCGGACGCTGGTTTGATGCCATTACCGCACTTCCAAGAGGCGCATATAAATTCTCCTTTTCTGGCTAA
- a CDS encoding FecCD family ABC transporter permease produces the protein MTKLAPETRPQNRASDLANAIQEQRGHARTRFTLTLLVLAAITTTLWLLSLMIGDSFYSLADVLSVIRGDTVPGASFTVGELRLPRATIAIIAGFAFGVSGIIFQTMLRNQLASPDIIGISAGAAAAGSTMIVLFHASQTAVSTVALMASLSVAALTYLLAFKSGFTGTRLILTGIGIAAMLQSWTTYVLSKASAWDLPTATRWLTGSLNNMSWERGLPLVITVLVVTPLLLIGAHRLSILELGDDIATSLGLRVNLLRGALIVGAVMLIAVATSATGPISFVAFMAGPIATRIFRPGANLIVPSGLVGAFLVLAADLAGQYLFGTRYPVGVITGALGAPFLIYLLVRTSR, from the coding sequence ATGACAAAACTCGCCCCCGAAACGCGCCCGCAGAATAGGGCCAGCGACCTAGCGAACGCTATCCAAGAACAACGCGGTCACGCCCGAACTCGTTTTACGCTCACATTATTGGTTCTAGCAGCGATTACGACCACACTGTGGCTGCTGAGTCTCATGATTGGAGATTCCTTCTATTCCCTTGCCGATGTCCTCAGCGTCATTCGCGGTGACACCGTCCCCGGGGCATCTTTCACAGTGGGCGAACTACGCCTACCACGCGCCACTATTGCAATTATCGCCGGCTTTGCGTTTGGCGTATCGGGAATAATCTTCCAGACGATGCTGCGAAACCAGTTAGCCTCACCGGACATTATCGGTATTTCCGCTGGTGCGGCCGCTGCCGGTTCGACCATGATTGTGCTGTTTCACGCTTCTCAGACCGCGGTGTCAACGGTGGCGCTGATGGCGTCGTTAAGCGTGGCCGCACTGACCTACCTGCTGGCGTTCAAATCGGGATTTACTGGCACCCGCCTGATTCTGACAGGAATTGGCATTGCCGCGATGCTGCAGTCATGGACCACCTACGTACTATCGAAGGCTTCCGCGTGGGACCTGCCGACGGCCACACGTTGGTTGACTGGATCGTTGAATAACATGTCGTGGGAGCGCGGATTACCGTTGGTTATTACCGTTCTTGTCGTGACTCCGCTGCTCTTGATTGGCGCGCATAGGCTATCAATCTTGGAGCTTGGCGACGATATCGCCACCTCACTCGGACTGCGCGTGAACCTGCTTCGCGGGGCCCTTATTGTCGGGGCCGTCATGCTCATCGCAGTGGCGACATCCGCAACCGGACCAATCTCATTTGTCGCATTCATGGCAGGCCCGATAGCGACGCGAATCTTTAGGCCCGGCGCGAACCTCATAGTGCCATCAGGATTGGTCGGAGCATTCTTGGTGCTTGCCGCGGATTTAGCCGGCCAATACCTCTTCGGCACGCGTTACCCCGTCGGCGTAATTACCGGCGCACTCGGGGCGCCCTTTCTGATTTATCTGCTCGTCAGAACATCTCGATAG
- a CDS encoding organic hydroperoxide resistance protein, with the protein MDALYTTEALATGAGRDGRVVVPNGNLEFDLAIPKEMGGSGEGNNPEQLFAAGYAACYHSALQMVARMKKADLGESSVGAKVSIGKEGEGFGLAVALEVVIPNLQHDEAQALADAAHQVCPYSNATRGDIEVTVEVVED; encoded by the coding sequence ATGGACGCTTTGTACACCACCGAAGCACTGGCAACTGGCGCAGGCCGCGACGGCCGAGTTGTCGTTCCGAATGGCAATCTGGAATTCGATCTGGCAATCCCGAAGGAAATGGGCGGTTCCGGCGAGGGCAACAACCCTGAGCAGCTCTTCGCAGCTGGCTACGCTGCCTGCTACCACTCTGCACTGCAGATGGTTGCTCGTATGAAGAAGGCCGACCTGGGTGAGTCCAGCGTTGGCGCAAAGGTCTCCATTGGCAAGGAAGGCGAGGGCTTCGGCCTGGCAGTCGCTCTTGAGGTTGTTATCCCGAACCTGCAGCACGATGAGGCTCAGGCTCTGGCTGACGCAGCTCACCAGGTCTGCCCGTACTCCAACGCAACCCGCGGCGACATTGAGGTCACCGTCGAGGTCGTCGAGGACTAA
- a CDS encoding acetyl-CoA C-acetyltransferase has product MTSATIQPGGEAFIYEAIRTPRGKGKKDGSLHEVRPVSLLVGLIDEIRNRFPELDEERISDLIVGCVSPVGDQGADIARTAALTAGLPYRTGGVQINRFCASGLSAINLAAQKVRSGMDELVLAGGVESMSRVPMMSDGGAMAMDAQVSFATDFVPQGISADLIASLDGFDRESLDEMAALSHARAAKAWSEGRFDRSVVPVKDANGLTILDRDETIREGVSAESLAGLRAAFTMMGEQGGFDAVALKKYPQLERINHVHHAGNSSGIVDGAALTLVGSEKAGADMGLTPRARVVATAVNGVEPTIMLTGIEPAVREALAKANLTVDDIDVWEINEAFAAVVKHAQQNLGIDYEKLNINGGAMAMGHPLGATGAMITGAAIDELHRTGGRYALISLCVAGGMGVATIIERV; this is encoded by the coding sequence ATGACTTCCGCCACCATTCAGCCGGGCGGCGAAGCCTTCATCTACGAGGCAATTCGCACCCCGCGCGGCAAGGGCAAGAAGGACGGCTCCCTCCACGAGGTACGCCCGGTATCACTTCTCGTCGGCCTCATCGACGAAATTCGCAACCGCTTCCCGGAGCTGGATGAAGAACGCATCAGCGACCTCATCGTTGGCTGCGTCAGCCCGGTCGGCGACCAGGGTGCGGACATTGCCCGCACCGCAGCACTCACCGCAGGTCTGCCGTACCGCACCGGCGGTGTCCAGATCAACCGCTTCTGCGCTTCAGGCCTCTCCGCCATCAACTTGGCTGCTCAGAAGGTCCGCTCCGGCATGGACGAGCTCGTCCTCGCCGGTGGCGTCGAGTCCATGTCCCGCGTGCCAATGATGTCCGACGGCGGCGCAATGGCAATGGATGCACAGGTCTCGTTCGCAACTGACTTCGTCCCGCAGGGTATCTCCGCTGACCTAATTGCATCGCTTGACGGCTTTGACCGCGAGTCCCTCGACGAAATGGCAGCACTCTCCCACGCCCGTGCCGCAAAGGCTTGGTCTGAGGGTCGCTTCGACCGCTCCGTCGTCCCGGTCAAGGACGCTAACGGCCTGACCATCCTCGACCGCGATGAGACCATCCGCGAGGGCGTCTCCGCAGAGTCCCTGGCCGGCCTGCGCGCAGCCTTCACCATGATGGGTGAGCAGGGTGGCTTCGACGCAGTTGCACTGAAGAAGTACCCGCAGCTCGAGCGCATCAACCACGTCCACCACGCAGGTAACTCCTCCGGCATCGTCGATGGCGCTGCACTGACCCTGGTTGGTTCTGAGAAGGCTGGCGCAGACATGGGGCTGACCCCGCGCGCACGCGTTGTCGCCACCGCCGTCAATGGTGTCGAACCGACCATCATGCTCACCGGTATCGAGCCAGCCGTCCGCGAGGCTCTGGCCAAGGCCAACCTGACGGTCGACGATATCGACGTGTGGGAAATCAACGAGGCGTTTGCCGCCGTCGTCAAGCATGCTCAGCAGAACCTGGGCATCGACTACGAGAAGCTCAACATCAACGGCGGCGCGATGGCCATGGGTCACCCGCTGGGGGCAACCGGTGCCATGATCACCGGCGCCGCAATCGATGAGCTGCACCGCACCGGTGGCCGCTACGCCCTCATTTCGCTCTGCGTGGCTGGCGGCATGGGTGTTGCAACCATCATCGAGCGCGTCTAA